Proteins from one Rhinolophus ferrumequinum isolate MPI-CBG mRhiFer1 chromosome 15 unlocalized genomic scaffold, mRhiFer1_v1.p scaffold_54_arrow_ctg1_1, whole genome shotgun sequence genomic window:
- the IGSF6 gene encoding immunoglobulin superfamily member 6, producing MDAVGAGRIILGLESILPLLFYVGAAGDCTVSVSQPAVLEADFAEGTVTVPCFFSTAGCRPEPPTKLWFRLGAQKPETLCVNGQCSSKANKFTVTEDLARNQTSLTVSRLTANDSAIYICGIALPSSQDPRAKQTGAGTVLVVRESKGLSTKLQRLLVAVLSLLSIYIVGVLVVFVVLSKSKSKTPRKKETDDSQKKKSARRLFQEIAQELYSKRHVGTSQQSEKDTTYENRRGRYNCERP from the exons ATGGACGCCGTGGGTGCAGGCAGGATCATTCTCGGTCTAGAAAGCATCCTCCCGCTTCTCTTTTATGTCG GTGCTGCCGGTGACTGTACCGTGTCTGTCTCTCAACCGGCCGTCCTGGAAGCGGACTTCGCCGAGGGCACCGTGACCGTGCCATGCTTCTTCTCCACAGCGGGCTGCCGGCCCGAGCCCCCCACCAAGCTGTGGTTTCGCCTCGGTGCTCAGAAGCCGGAGACCCTCTGTGTGAATGGCCAGTGCTCGAGCAAGGCAAACAAATTCACAGTGACGGAGGACCTGGCACGAAACCAGACGTCCCTCACGGTGAGCAGGCTGACTGCCAACGACAGCGCCATCTACATCTGTGGAATAGCCTTGCCCAGTTCCCAGGACCCGAGGGCGAAGCAAACCGGAGCAGGGACGGTGCTGGTGGTCAGAG AATCCAAAGGTCTCAGCACGAAACTGCAGAGGCTCCTGGTGGCTGTCTTGTCCCTGCTCTCCATCTACATTGTTGGTGTACTTGTGGTCTTCGTGGTTCTCTCCAAG TCAAAATCGAAGactccaagaaaaaaagaaacagacgaTTCACAAAAG AAGAAAAGCGCTCGGCGTCTTTTTCAGGAAATTGCTCAAGAACTATATAGTAAGAGACATGTGGGAACAAGCCAACAatct GAGAAGGACACCACTTACGAAAACAGAAGAGGACGTTACAACTGTGAAAGACCGTAA